A region of Myxococcus stipitatus DSM 14675 DNA encodes the following proteins:
- a CDS encoding ABC-F family ATP-binding cassette domain-containing protein — MSLVIAQDLCLSYGKKVLFDSDSFTLGPKDRVGLVGANGTGKSTLMKILAGVIQPDSGSLTYRRRARWGYLPQEIAGLPEGTVVEAVMSTVPGRDTLEVRLKDTEAALSEASDEEDQLELAQSLADLHAELDDFENRFGKHHAERILKGLGFKDADLVKPTSALSGGWRMRAALAGLLLQDPDLLLLDEPTNHLDVPTLTWFDGFLRRSNKAMVLISHDKDFLNRQIDRVVSLELEGVREYAGNYDEYKRLRAEEKVLLQARAEKVEARRAELQSFIDRFGAKATKAKQAQSRAKMIEKLEKIHVLEERATMKFRFPEVERSGRDVVTLEGITKRYGAQTVYDHLSGRVERGQRIAVVGANGAGKTTLLKMVAGELVPDSGTVTLGHNVVVGYYAQHHADKLDRTNTIIEEVRPLAADKPESYVRGVLGAFLFSGDDVEKPIGVLSGGERARVALAKLLLVPSNFLLMDEPTNHLDLDSSEMLIEALKLYSGTLLFVSHSRSFINGLSTQVWEVADGKLTPHPGNLDDYLYHQEQQRLEAEAAAGGAAAGRGEKSASGPTTEKERKRLEAEARQRKSVVEGPLKKEIARLEERIAKVEAEQKEREGQLADPVLYNDFARAKPLMDAHREGKSTLEELYEQWEAAQEKLAQATASLS; from the coding sequence ATGAGCCTCGTCATCGCCCAGGACCTCTGTCTCTCCTATGGAAAGAAGGTCCTCTTCGACAGTGACAGCTTCACCCTCGGCCCCAAGGACCGTGTAGGCCTCGTCGGCGCCAACGGGACGGGCAAGAGCACCTTGATGAAGATCCTGGCCGGGGTGATCCAGCCGGACTCGGGGTCCCTCACGTACCGGCGGCGGGCCCGCTGGGGGTACCTGCCCCAGGAAATCGCGGGACTTCCGGAGGGCACGGTGGTGGAGGCGGTGATGAGCACCGTCCCCGGCCGCGACACCCTGGAAGTCCGCCTGAAGGACACCGAGGCGGCGCTCTCGGAGGCCTCGGACGAGGAGGACCAGCTCGAGCTGGCCCAGTCCCTGGCGGACCTCCACGCGGAGCTGGACGACTTCGAGAACCGCTTCGGCAAGCACCACGCGGAGCGCATCCTCAAGGGCTTGGGCTTCAAGGACGCCGACCTGGTCAAGCCCACGTCGGCCCTGTCGGGAGGGTGGCGGATGCGCGCGGCGCTCGCCGGGCTGCTGCTCCAGGACCCGGACCTGCTGCTGCTTGACGAGCCCACCAACCACCTGGACGTCCCCACGCTCACGTGGTTCGACGGCTTCCTGCGCCGCTCCAACAAGGCGATGGTCCTCATCTCCCACGACAAGGACTTCCTCAACCGGCAGATTGACCGGGTGGTGTCGCTGGAGCTGGAGGGCGTGCGCGAGTACGCCGGCAACTACGACGAATACAAGCGCCTGCGCGCCGAGGAGAAGGTGCTCCTCCAGGCCCGGGCGGAGAAGGTGGAGGCCCGGCGCGCGGAGCTCCAGTCCTTCATCGACCGCTTCGGCGCGAAGGCGACCAAGGCGAAGCAGGCGCAGAGCCGCGCCAAGATGATCGAGAAGCTGGAGAAGATTCACGTCCTGGAAGAGCGGGCGACGATGAAGTTCCGCTTCCCGGAAGTGGAGCGCAGCGGCCGCGACGTGGTCACGCTGGAGGGCATCACCAAGCGCTACGGCGCCCAGACCGTCTATGACCATCTCTCCGGCCGGGTGGAGCGCGGTCAGCGCATCGCCGTGGTGGGTGCGAACGGCGCCGGCAAGACGACGCTCCTGAAGATGGTGGCCGGAGAGCTGGTGCCGGACTCGGGCACGGTGACGCTCGGGCACAACGTGGTGGTGGGCTATTACGCGCAGCACCACGCGGACAAGCTGGACCGGACGAACACCATCATCGAGGAGGTCCGTCCGCTCGCGGCCGACAAGCCGGAGAGCTACGTGCGCGGCGTGCTGGGCGCGTTCCTCTTCAGCGGCGATGACGTGGAGAAGCCCATCGGCGTGCTCAGTGGTGGAGAGCGGGCCCGTGTCGCGCTGGCCAAGCTCCTGCTGGTGCCTTCCAACTTCCTGCTGATGGACGAGCCCACCAACCACCTGGACCTCGACTCGTCCGAGATGCTGATTGAAGCGCTGAAGCTGTACAGCGGCACGCTGCTGTTCGTCAGCCACAGCCGCAGCTTCATCAACGGCCTGTCGACGCAGGTGTGGGAAGTGGCGGACGGGAAGCTGACGCCACATCCAGGCAACCTCGACGACTACCTCTACCACCAGGAGCAGCAGCGCCTGGAGGCGGAGGCCGCGGCGGGTGGAGCGGCGGCGGGGCGGGGCGAGAAGTCCGCGTCGGGTCCCACGACGGAGAAGGAGCGCAAGCGCCTGGAGGCGGAGGCCCGTCAGCGCAAGAGCGTCGTGGAAGGTCCCCTCAAGAAGGAGATCGCCCGGCTGGAGGAGCGCATCGCCAAGGTGGAGGCCGAGCAGAAGGAGCGCGAGGGTCAGCTGGCGGACCCCGTCCTCTACAACGACTTCGCTCGGGCCAAGCCGTTGATGGACGCGCACCGCGAGGGCAAGTCGACGCTCGAGGAGCTCTATGAGCAGTGGGAAGCCGCTCAGGAGAAGCTGGCGCAGGCCACGGCGTCGCTGAGCTGA
- a CDS encoding FG-GAP-like repeat-containing protein produces MRSVWCILVAFTALATAGCGEKSNDATSCSESQCRSGECSSEGCESFLANPGGDGGPGDAGSSEDAGSGDGGPPDAGGRDAGAVSGALVLSTPINVKAVPGIRSAEVSWGLSPTQPTGVLTAFEVKASPGGVLVSAVPTARSAQVTGLANGTSYTFTVTAVYADGSRKVSSVSSSVRTSSVPGAPSWSSWKTGDQQVTLNWRVPSDGGQPIQGYSVTLSPGGQPLTTTETTVTLTGLTNGATYGVSVVAINAVGSSSAATLSALVPTALPSAPVRVSAAPLLRAATVYWAPPASTGGGTLSGYVITTQPGGMTQTVSGTATSATLSGLVNGGVYTFSVAAQNSTGTGPATTSTEVTLPDIPSAPVNLTGVFSQGRVELDWLPPVSDGRSALTGYKLTSSPAGAERSLPTTPTVVSITGLALDVSYTFTLVAVNAVGEGPSVSSAPILTRPQPKAPTDVRVTSTVDGVVVRWNQATAPEGDPVTEYLVTASPGGVPVTVAGDTLVATVTGLPSGTQARFHVTARNSAGRGRPSAPVFHRHVTPLACETPSFAPISGHSYGSPLNFVGAGDFTGDGQPDVVVGATYRVAVMANEGRRSFSRRELSASAQATFLDLPPVVADFNKDGKLDVAAILFADSTHKGGFVLYPGNGDGTFLAPITTNTALNTTLNCMASGDFNSDGTPDVLAHTTGNQIVLYRGLGNGSFASPTTIVSSSGYCPIVADFNRDGFLDYARIDGANNRIVQANGTGTGTFKTPSYVPCTTCGGEAVVGDFDKDGARDDVAIIGRDRVRVFNTPSGTLSLLGETILPDEGGIPTAIPIAVDLDGDAVSDLLWSTNYDRHLHVLPGSTTAPPFAPLLTYGFSGEAYTPAAGDFDGDGRMDVVLTGDFMDMRVFWGGPLMPESLPLEGAPGGLAQGDFNRDGSADLAAGSIAKNAIHLSLSGGASRGRAMLSPVYVPPTGSTVTGGVRDLVAGDLDEDGQEDLAAITTVQSSTASNQLVVFKRLPSGEFDLAVRYPEDNTVYELIKVDLNEDGRFDLVTLSSWLFDKDSLGIWLNQGNGRFAAQPRYALSSERGTSGLVAADLDRDGHMDLALLRGGQPIVAPGLVHVLWGNGAGGFAGTTTFTGTPYMRNMGRADLDGQGLVGLVVDNGEMGFLTFDAARQPVLTLRFDSQDGAGLGLIAEDFNSDGRTDVFSNSSYAPKLWLQQSGGAFSPARLPSWGSAVQDALVADWNGDGLTDLAFTDTEAKSATLMLNVCLP; encoded by the coding sequence ATGCGAAGTGTCTGGTGCATCCTGGTGGCCTTCACGGCACTGGCGACGGCTGGCTGTGGAGAGAAATCCAACGACGCGACGTCTTGTTCCGAGTCGCAGTGCCGCTCTGGCGAGTGCTCCTCGGAGGGCTGTGAGTCCTTTCTCGCGAACCCCGGCGGGGATGGCGGCCCGGGTGACGCGGGCTCCTCCGAAGATGCGGGCAGCGGGGATGGGGGACCGCCCGATGCGGGAGGGCGAGATGCCGGCGCGGTGAGCGGTGCGTTGGTGTTGTCGACTCCCATCAACGTCAAGGCCGTGCCGGGCATCCGGTCCGCGGAGGTCTCCTGGGGACTCTCTCCGACCCAGCCGACGGGTGTGCTCACCGCCTTCGAGGTGAAGGCTTCTCCTGGAGGAGTACTGGTCTCGGCGGTGCCCACGGCTCGCTCCGCGCAGGTCACCGGGCTGGCGAACGGCACGAGCTACACGTTCACCGTCACGGCGGTGTACGCGGATGGCTCGCGCAAGGTCTCGAGCGTGTCCTCGTCGGTGCGAACCTCCAGCGTGCCCGGTGCGCCCTCGTGGTCATCCTGGAAGACAGGAGACCAGCAGGTGACGCTGAACTGGCGAGTCCCCTCGGATGGAGGACAGCCCATCCAGGGCTACTCCGTGACGCTGAGCCCCGGTGGGCAGCCGCTCACCACGACGGAGACCACCGTCACGCTCACGGGGCTGACGAATGGAGCGACCTACGGCGTCAGCGTGGTGGCCATCAACGCGGTGGGCAGCTCCTCCGCGGCCACGCTGAGCGCGTTGGTGCCCACGGCACTGCCGAGCGCGCCCGTGCGAGTGAGTGCGGCGCCGCTCCTCCGCGCCGCGACGGTGTACTGGGCGCCCCCTGCGAGCACAGGAGGCGGGACTCTCTCCGGATACGTCATCACCACGCAGCCGGGAGGAATGACGCAGACCGTGAGCGGCACCGCGACCAGCGCGACTCTCTCCGGACTGGTCAATGGCGGCGTCTATACGTTCAGCGTGGCCGCGCAGAACTCGACGGGGACGGGCCCCGCGACGACGAGCACCGAGGTGACGCTCCCGGATATCCCCTCCGCTCCCGTCAACCTCACCGGTGTCTTCTCTCAAGGCCGTGTCGAGCTGGACTGGCTCCCGCCTGTCTCGGACGGACGCAGCGCTCTCACGGGCTACAAGCTCACGTCGTCGCCCGCCGGCGCGGAGCGGTCACTTCCCACGACGCCCACGGTGGTCTCCATCACCGGGCTCGCGCTCGATGTCTCCTATACGTTCACCCTGGTCGCGGTGAACGCGGTGGGAGAGGGGCCGTCCGTCTCGTCGGCGCCCATCCTCACGCGCCCGCAGCCCAAGGCACCGACCGATGTCCGCGTCACCTCCACGGTGGACGGAGTCGTCGTGCGCTGGAACCAGGCCACCGCGCCAGAGGGCGACCCCGTCACCGAGTATCTCGTCACCGCGTCTCCGGGCGGCGTGCCCGTGACTGTCGCGGGTGACACCCTCGTGGCCACCGTGACGGGCCTGCCCTCCGGGACACAGGCGCGATTCCATGTGACGGCTCGGAACTCGGCGGGACGGGGGCGGCCTTCCGCACCTGTCTTCCATCGGCATGTCACGCCGCTGGCCTGTGAGACGCCATCGTTCGCGCCCATCTCCGGGCACTCCTATGGCTCGCCGCTCAACTTCGTGGGCGCGGGTGACTTCACCGGGGACGGGCAGCCGGATGTCGTCGTGGGCGCGACGTACCGCGTCGCTGTCATGGCCAACGAGGGCCGTCGCTCCTTCTCTCGGCGAGAGCTCTCCGCGTCCGCGCAGGCGACGTTCCTCGACTTGCCGCCCGTGGTGGCGGACTTCAACAAGGACGGGAAGCTGGACGTGGCCGCCATCCTGTTCGCCGACAGCACGCACAAGGGCGGTTTCGTCCTCTATCCGGGCAATGGCGACGGGACGTTCCTGGCGCCCATCACCACGAACACGGCCCTGAACACCACCCTCAACTGCATGGCGTCCGGAGACTTCAACTCCGACGGGACGCCGGACGTGCTCGCGCACACGACGGGGAATCAAATCGTCCTCTACCGAGGACTGGGCAATGGGTCGTTCGCGTCTCCGACGACGATTGTGTCGTCCTCGGGCTACTGCCCCATCGTCGCGGACTTCAATCGCGATGGCTTCCTGGACTACGCCCGCATCGATGGCGCCAACAACCGCATCGTCCAGGCGAACGGCACGGGGACCGGCACCTTCAAGACCCCCAGCTATGTCCCGTGCACCACCTGCGGCGGCGAAGCGGTGGTGGGTGACTTCGACAAGGATGGCGCGCGAGATGACGTGGCCATCATCGGCCGCGACAGGGTCCGCGTCTTCAACACGCCGAGCGGAACACTGTCCTTGCTGGGAGAAACCATCCTCCCGGACGAGGGGGGCATCCCCACCGCGATTCCCATCGCCGTGGACCTGGACGGCGACGCGGTGAGTGACCTCCTCTGGTCCACCAACTACGACAGGCACCTGCATGTCCTGCCCGGGAGCACGACCGCGCCTCCGTTCGCGCCGCTGCTGACCTATGGCTTCAGCGGTGAGGCGTACACACCCGCCGCGGGAGACTTCGACGGAGATGGGCGGATGGACGTCGTGCTCACGGGCGACTTCATGGACATGCGTGTGTTCTGGGGTGGTCCGCTGATGCCCGAGAGTCTGCCACTCGAAGGGGCTCCGGGAGGGCTGGCCCAGGGGGACTTCAACCGGGATGGCTCAGCGGACCTCGCGGCGGGAAGCATCGCGAAGAACGCCATCCATTTGTCGTTGTCGGGCGGTGCCTCGCGCGGCCGGGCGATGCTGTCGCCGGTCTACGTTCCTCCGACGGGGAGCACCGTGACGGGCGGCGTGCGCGACCTCGTCGCGGGAGACCTGGATGAAGACGGCCAAGAGGACCTCGCGGCCATCACCACCGTGCAGAGCAGCACGGCGAGCAACCAACTGGTGGTCTTCAAGCGGCTGCCGAGCGGCGAGTTCGACCTGGCCGTGCGCTACCCGGAGGACAACACCGTCTACGAGCTCATCAAGGTGGACCTCAACGAGGATGGCCGGTTCGACCTGGTGACGCTGAGCTCCTGGTTGTTCGACAAGGACTCCCTGGGCATCTGGCTCAACCAGGGCAACGGACGGTTCGCGGCCCAGCCTCGATATGCCCTCTCCTCCGAGCGCGGCACCTCCGGACTCGTGGCCGCGGACCTGGACCGGGATGGCCACATGGACCTGGCCCTCTTGCGTGGTGGTCAGCCCATCGTCGCGCCAGGCCTGGTCCATGTCCTCTGGGGCAACGGGGCGGGAGGCTTCGCCGGAACGACGACGTTCACCGGAACGCCGTACATGCGGAACATGGGCCGCGCGGACCTGGACGGGCAGGGGCTCGTCGGGCTCGTGGTGGACAACGGGGAGATGGGCTTCCTCACCTTTGACGCCGCCCGGCAGCCCGTGCTCACCCTCCGGTTCGACTCGCAAGATGGCGCGGGCCTGGGCCTCATCGCCGAGGACTTCAACAGCGACGGCCGCACGGATGTGTTCTCGAACAGCTCCTATGCCCCGAAGCTGTGGCTCCAGCAGTCCGGTGGTGCCTTCAGTCCCGCGCGACTGCCTTCCTGGGGCTCGGCGGTCCAGGACGCGCTGGTCGCGGATTGGAACGGAGATGGGCTCACGGACCTCGCCTTCACCGACACCGAAGCGAAGAGCGCCACGCTGATGCTGAACGTGTGCCTCCCCTGA
- a CDS encoding SIR2 family NAD-dependent protein deacylase, whose protein sequence is METLLLDSKTWLLVLTGAGVSAESGVPTFRGLNGLWEGQPVESVASPEGFAKDPLRVWRFYSQRRAGAAEVSPNPGHTALVEWERHLGDRFLLATQNVDGLHRRAGSQRIVEMHGNLFTTRCSNVDCKRAPFPDTTVYPDGTVPGCKDCGSLLRPHIVWFGEYLDPVDLETIQGFAQRAVKAGGRLVFLAAGTSGVVYPASGMVDQARAMGGETWLVNLETTESALRFKHFIQGKSGEVLPKLGRLV, encoded by the coding sequence ATGGAAACGCTCCTTCTCGACTCGAAAACCTGGCTGCTGGTCCTCACGGGCGCGGGGGTCTCCGCCGAGAGCGGAGTCCCCACCTTCCGAGGCCTCAACGGACTCTGGGAGGGACAGCCCGTCGAGTCCGTGGCCTCCCCGGAGGGCTTCGCCAAGGACCCGCTGCGCGTCTGGCGCTTCTATTCGCAGCGGCGCGCGGGCGCGGCCGAGGTCTCACCCAATCCCGGCCACACGGCGCTGGTGGAGTGGGAGCGCCACCTGGGAGACCGCTTCCTCCTGGCCACGCAGAACGTGGACGGACTGCACCGCCGCGCGGGCAGCCAACGCATCGTGGAGATGCATGGCAACCTCTTCACGACCCGGTGCAGCAACGTCGACTGCAAGCGCGCGCCCTTCCCGGACACCACGGTGTATCCCGATGGCACCGTGCCGGGCTGCAAGGACTGCGGCTCCTTGCTCCGGCCCCACATCGTCTGGTTCGGCGAGTACCTGGACCCCGTGGACCTGGAGACCATCCAGGGCTTCGCGCAGCGGGCGGTGAAGGCGGGCGGGCGCCTGGTCTTCCTGGCGGCCGGCACCTCGGGCGTCGTCTACCCGGCGTCCGGCATGGTCGACCAGGCCCGCGCGATGGGCGGTGAGACGTGGCTCGTCAACCTGGAGACCACCGAGAGCGCCCTGCGCTTCAAGCACTTCATCCAGGGCAAGAGTGGCGAAGTGCTCCCGAAGCTGGGGCGCCTCGTGTGA
- a CDS encoding ATP-binding protein — protein MDIRTQSALLASIIGLALGVSMLLRPGRPKVLTLYSVFALTVAGYYLSFFFHSLFPPDAYPWAYRISLGITILVASLVPGAAVGFFLEFLDVSKGTHLAGRRLAILSVFLGLTVAVTPLADKVWARVAMGVWVLGSLLASVSLLLHRVRSNESRIEQLRLMYLAIGAGAGIFFSALDFLSSVIPIPTLGPVFTTLYLFFLAQTLLRLRLMDLHELLGKIASQTVLAVILAAVFTVLTAWVGEDAGLFVFNTVVAAFVVLILLDPLRTKVDEMVVRIFFRERFALLDALGTLRARMANVIEISELATLVLDTLHETGRVTHSSVYLLAEDRPGYRLLDSRGPLPVPFLDTAAARGLLFAVASGQKAVLLENVERRGATMRLQSVEGRRYRDELKRLNDTRAALVQMRAGISVPLVGNDRVIGFLNLWDERVPEAYASDEIALILEVAEKLTTVLENSKLYEKIRERDRLAALGEMAAGLAHEIRNPLGAIKGAAQCLDPRQLPGEDGEFLEVIVEEVNRLNGVVTAFLDYARPMKQSFGPTDLNEVVTRTMRLIQNDVPGNVSLAVELDLLLPRVDGDAEQLKQVLINLVQNAVQALDTREGRITVRTERPERFGEFRNAGGEVMEVRVSDNGPGIPSDQQPHIFVPFFTTKQKGTGLGLAICQRIVKNHGGSISVQSKAGEGTTFIIRMPTLPPEKPEEGLVAEGASTTAPTARRISQSFPMPDELREPPSPPADEPKPKRERRRKAS, from the coding sequence ATGGACATCCGGACACAGAGTGCCCTGCTGGCATCCATCATCGGCCTCGCCCTGGGCGTGTCCATGTTGCTGCGGCCGGGCCGGCCCAAGGTCCTCACCCTGTACTCCGTCTTCGCCCTGACGGTGGCCGGGTACTACCTCTCGTTCTTCTTCCACAGCCTCTTCCCCCCCGACGCGTACCCCTGGGCGTACCGCATCTCCCTGGGCATCACCATCCTGGTCGCCTCGCTCGTGCCGGGCGCCGCCGTGGGGTTCTTCCTCGAGTTCTTGGATGTCAGCAAGGGAACACACCTGGCAGGTCGGCGGCTCGCCATCCTGTCGGTCTTCCTGGGCCTCACCGTGGCCGTCACCCCCTTGGCCGACAAGGTGTGGGCCCGAGTGGCCATGGGCGTCTGGGTGCTCGGCTCCCTGCTCGCCTCGGTGTCGTTGCTCCTCCACCGGGTTCGCAGCAACGAGTCCCGCATCGAGCAGCTGAGGTTGATGTACCTGGCCATTGGCGCGGGCGCGGGCATCTTCTTCTCGGCGCTCGACTTCCTGAGCAGCGTCATTCCGATTCCGACGCTCGGCCCGGTCTTCACCACGCTGTACCTGTTCTTCCTCGCGCAGACGCTGCTGCGACTGAGGCTGATGGACCTGCACGAGCTGCTGGGGAAGATTGCCTCGCAGACGGTGCTGGCCGTCATCCTCGCGGCCGTCTTCACGGTGTTGACGGCGTGGGTGGGTGAGGATGCGGGGCTGTTCGTCTTCAACACGGTGGTGGCGGCTTTCGTGGTCCTCATCCTGTTGGACCCGCTGCGCACCAAGGTCGACGAGATGGTGGTGCGCATCTTCTTCCGTGAGCGGTTCGCGTTGCTCGACGCGCTGGGGACGTTGCGCGCGCGCATGGCCAACGTGATTGAGATCTCGGAGCTGGCGACGCTGGTGCTCGACACGCTCCACGAGACGGGCCGCGTGACACACTCGTCGGTGTACCTGCTCGCCGAGGACCGGCCCGGTTACCGGCTGTTGGACTCGCGAGGCCCCCTGCCCGTTCCGTTCCTGGACACGGCGGCGGCGCGCGGGTTGTTGTTCGCGGTGGCCAGCGGACAGAAGGCGGTGCTGCTGGAGAACGTGGAGCGGCGCGGCGCGACGATGCGGCTCCAGTCGGTGGAAGGTCGGCGCTACCGGGACGAGCTCAAGCGGTTGAACGACACGCGCGCCGCGCTGGTGCAGATGCGGGCAGGCATCAGCGTGCCGCTGGTGGGCAATGACCGCGTCATCGGCTTCTTGAATCTGTGGGATGAGCGCGTGCCGGAGGCGTACGCGTCCGACGAGATTGCCCTCATCCTGGAGGTGGCGGAGAAGCTGACGACGGTCCTGGAGAACTCGAAGCTGTACGAGAAGATCCGGGAGAGAGATCGCCTCGCGGCGCTGGGTGAGATGGCGGCGGGTCTCGCGCACGAGATTCGCAATCCGCTGGGCGCCATCAAGGGCGCGGCGCAGTGCCTGGACCCTCGACAGCTTCCGGGCGAGGACGGCGAGTTCCTGGAGGTCATCGTCGAGGAGGTCAACCGCCTCAACGGCGTGGTGACGGCGTTCCTCGACTACGCGCGGCCCATGAAGCAGAGCTTCGGCCCCACGGACCTGAACGAAGTCGTCACGCGCACGATGCGGCTCATCCAGAACGACGTGCCGGGCAACGTGTCGCTGGCGGTGGAGCTGGACCTGCTGCTGCCTCGCGTGGACGGGGACGCGGAGCAGCTCAAGCAGGTGCTCATCAACCTGGTGCAGAACGCGGTGCAGGCGCTGGACACGCGCGAGGGCCGCATCACCGTGCGCACGGAGCGCCCCGAGCGCTTCGGCGAGTTCCGCAACGCGGGCGGCGAGGTCATGGAGGTGCGCGTCTCCGACAACGGGCCGGGCATTCCCTCCGACCAGCAGCCGCACATCTTCGTGCCCTTCTTCACGACGAAGCAGAAGGGCACCGGGCTGGGGCTCGCCATCTGCCAGCGCATCGTGAAGAACCACGGCGGCAGCATCTCCGTGCAGAGCAAGGCGGGCGAAGGGACCACCTTCATCATCCGCATGCCCACGCTCCCACCGGAGAAGCCCGAGGAAGGACTCGTCGCGGAGGGTGCCAGCACCACCGCTCCCACGGCGCGGCGCATCTCCCAGTCCTTCCCCATGCCGGACGAGCTGCGCGAGCCCCCCTCGCCTCCCGCCGACGAGCCGAAGCCCAAGCGCGAACGGCGACGCAAGGCGAGCTGA
- a CDS encoding FG-GAP repeat domain-containing protein, protein MFSNSSYAPKLWLQQSGGAFSPARLPSWGSAVQDALVADWNGDGLTDLAFTDTEAKSATLMLNVCLP, encoded by the coding sequence GTGTTCTCGAACAGCTCCTATGCCCCGAAGCTGTGGCTCCAGCAGTCCGGTGGTGCCTTCAGTCCCGCGCGACTGCCTTCCTGGGGCTCGGCGGTCCAGGACGCGCTGGTCGCGGATTGGAACGGAGATGGGCTCACGGACCTCGCCTTCACCGACACCGAAGCGAAGAGCGCCACGCTGATGCTGAACGTGTGCCTCCCCTGA
- a CDS encoding serine/threonine protein kinase, translating into MAAPCPHCGSTDGIDHLCAGQSLQLIGQVLDGRYKIESVLGQGGMGMVFRATQTSVQRPVAVKTLNPSLAAAPQFFERFRREAEIASRLRHPNIITIFDFGRAPDGTCYYVMELLQGESLKEVVKREGPMSLRRATSLIEQATQGLAHAHTEGCVHRDLKPHNIMVQDLSGRDFVKVLDFGLVKALEADEEEQLTSTGQVLGTPQYMPPEQAGGESVDQRSDLYSMAGVLYFCLTGSSPFGANTVRKALTASLTQQVPPVNSKRQGAPVPVALDAFFKKALSPEKDDRYQNAQEFIDAMLDTVVDASPEQLDAMPSGGASSGVNERGSGSRHGSRAGRPGGSGSGVRSASRVGASPGRGSTPSNVQVARSQVGNAGGNTSASRVRAAASKAAPPPPPPEPEGMSTGKKIAIIAVPLVLLGIGGAVVLGGKGDAKATPTQVVEVARDNPDTKPNTTGREAPAAAPQTLRVKFNSTPPGAAIFEGDEQIGTTPIELMLPRDKSHQLSFRLANHKSEERSLNFSRVAGDSQTVDVTLEAVRAAAPSRPKPPRAGNAGSDITVFE; encoded by the coding sequence ATGGCTGCCCCCTGTCCCCATTGCGGAAGTACCGACGGCATCGACCATCTCTGCGCAGGCCAGAGCCTCCAGCTCATCGGCCAGGTGCTCGACGGCCGCTACAAGATTGAGAGCGTGCTCGGCCAGGGCGGCATGGGCATGGTGTTCCGCGCCACGCAGACCTCGGTGCAGCGCCCCGTCGCGGTGAAGACGCTGAACCCGTCACTGGCCGCCGCGCCCCAGTTCTTCGAGCGCTTCCGCCGAGAGGCGGAGATCGCCAGCCGCCTGCGCCACCCGAACATCATCACCATCTTCGACTTCGGTCGCGCGCCCGACGGCACCTGCTACTACGTGATGGAGCTGCTCCAGGGCGAGAGCCTCAAGGAGGTCGTCAAGCGCGAGGGCCCCATGTCCCTTCGCCGCGCCACCAGCCTCATCGAGCAGGCCACCCAGGGCCTCGCCCACGCGCACACCGAGGGCTGCGTCCACCGGGACCTGAAGCCGCACAACATCATGGTGCAGGACCTGAGCGGCCGGGACTTCGTCAAGGTGCTGGACTTCGGCCTCGTCAAGGCGCTGGAGGCCGACGAGGAGGAGCAGCTCACGTCCACGGGCCAGGTGCTGGGCACCCCGCAGTACATGCCGCCGGAGCAGGCCGGTGGTGAGTCGGTGGACCAGCGCTCGGACCTGTACTCGATGGCGGGCGTGCTCTACTTCTGCCTCACGGGCAGCTCGCCGTTCGGGGCGAACACGGTGCGCAAGGCGCTCACCGCGTCCCTCACGCAGCAGGTGCCCCCGGTCAACAGCAAGCGCCAGGGTGCTCCCGTCCCCGTCGCGCTGGATGCCTTCTTCAAGAAGGCCCTCTCCCCCGAGAAGGACGACCGCTACCAGAACGCGCAGGAGTTCATCGACGCGATGCTGGACACCGTCGTCGACGCGAGCCCCGAGCAGCTCGACGCGATGCCCAGCGGTGGCGCCAGCTCTGGTGTGAATGAGCGCGGCAGTGGCAGCCGCCATGGCAGTCGCGCGGGGCGCCCCGGTGGGAGTGGCAGCGGCGTGCGTTCCGCCTCACGCGTGGGCGCAAGCCCGGGCCGAGGCTCCACGCCATCCAACGTCCAGGTGGCGCGCAGCCAGGTGGGGAACGCGGGCGGCAACACCTCCGCGAGCCGCGTTCGCGCCGCTGCCTCCAAGGCCGCGCCGCCGCCTCCGCCCCCCGAGCCGGAGGGCATGTCCACCGGCAAGAAGATCGCCATCATCGCGGTGCCGCTCGTGCTGCTCGGCATTGGAGGGGCGGTGGTGCTGGGTGGCAAGGGTGACGCCAAGGCAACCCCCACGCAGGTGGTCGAGGTCGCTCGGGACAACCCCGACACGAAGCCGAACACCACCGGCCGCGAGGCCCCGGCCGCGGCACCCCAGACGTTGCGCGTGAAGTTCAACTCCACGCCGCCAGGGGCCGCCATCTTCGAAGGGGATGAGCAGATTGGCACCACGCCCATCGAGCTGATGCTCCCGCGCGACAAGTCGCACCAGCTCAGCTTCCGGCTCGCGAACCACAAGTCCGAGGAGCGCTCGCTCAACTTCAGCCGCGTGGCGGGAGACAGCCAGACGGTGGACGTGACGCTGGAGGCGGTCCGCGCCGCGGCGCCGTCCAGGCCCAAGCCCCCGCGCGCGGGGAACGCGGGCTCGGACATCACGGTGTTCGAGTAG